One window of the Mixophyes fleayi isolate aMixFle1 chromosome 6, aMixFle1.hap1, whole genome shotgun sequence genome contains the following:
- the SLC25A10 gene encoding mitochondrial dicarboxylate carrier — MAERRVSRWYFGGLASCGAACCTHPLDLLKVHLQTQQEVKMRMTGMAITVIKNDGFFALYNGLSASLFRQITYSLTRFAIYETVRDRLAQDNNAPLPFYQKVLLGAFGGFTGGFVGTPADMVNVRMQNDMKLPAHLRRNYAHAIDGMYRVMQEEGFRKLFSGATMASSRGALVTVGQLACYDQAKQLVLTTGYLSDNIFTHFLASSIAGGCATFLCQPLDVLKTRLMNSKGEYKGVAHCAMETAKLGPLAFYKGLVPAGIRLVPHTVLTFVFLEQLRKYFGIRVPA; from the exons ATGGCAGAGCGGCGGGTGTCCCGCTGGTACTTCGGGGGTCTGGCCTCCTGCGGGGCGGCATGCTGCACTCACCCGCTGGACCTGCTGAAG GTGCATCTGCAGACTCAGCAGGAGGTGAAGATGAGAATGACTGGTATGGCTATTACAGTCATTAAGAATGATGGCTTTTTTGCACTGTATAATGGTCTGAGTGCATCACTGTTCAGACAG ATCACATACTCCTTAACCCGCTTTGCAATCTATGAGACCGTTCGCGATCGTCTGGCCCAGGACAACAACGCTCCTCTCCCATTTTACCAGAAGGTGCTCCTTGGAGCATTCGGTG gtTTTACAGGGGGGTTTGTGGGGACCCCAGCAGACATGGTTAATGTCAG aatgCAGAATGATATGAAATTGCCAGCACATCTGAGACGCAA CTATGCTCACGCCATAGACGGCATGTACCGAGTCATGCAAGAAG AGGGATTCAGGAAGCTTTTCTCGGGGGCCACCATGGCATCCAGCCGAGGAGCGCTAGTAACTGTGGGACAG CTGGCATGTTACGATCAGGCAAAGCAGCTGGTTTTGACCACAGGTTATCTGTCTGATAACATTTTCACACACTTTTTAGCCAGCTCCATTGCG GGTGGTTGTGCTACATTCCTTTGTCAGCCACTGGATGTCCTGAAAACACGACTCATGAATTCCAAGGGGGAGTACAAG GGAGTAGCACATTGTGCCATGGAGACAGCAAAACTGGGACCACTGGCATTCTATAAG GGTCTTGTTCCAGCTGGCATCAGACTTGTACCACACACTGTTCTGACCTTTGTGTTTCTGGAGCAATTGAGAAAATATTTTGGAATCCGTGTCCCTGCGTAA